The DNA region tttagaaagttatattaaaccaattagaattgcaatttcttatttatggtctcatccatctataatgaaacaatggggtaggttttgtaaaattaatggaatgagacctaaaaaatttccacgtgatgtaccaacacgttggaattcaacataccaattattacaagattcatttcaatataaagaattattatgttcattttttgcacaaaacactaatgctaatatatatttattttcacaacaatggaatatttgtagtagtatttgtgaaattttaaaagtatttaatgatgcaaccgaacaactttcctgtGTTTATTATcccgctcaattagttttagaaaatttttctaatatagtattagttttaaatgaacatattaataatgaatctttatctccttgcatcttagctatgaaaactaaatgggaaaaatatttttatttaattcctgaaatttatttaattgcatttgctttagatcctagatttaaattagaagttttacaagaaatgttaactttatattatgatgctttaattccaattaaagattcttcttcccctgatccaattaatattatatataatgttagaatttatttatatgatatttataatcaatattatgcaaaatatgaaatataatatttgaaattcaaactactactagtagtaatttaaacttacaaaagcacaactcttattaaaaaacGGACAAAAGATtcacggggatcctcaagttccacacgaaaacttgagaattattttacgacttcttttagTTTTAATGAAACAAATAGCAAAGTAGATTTTAATGTCATAAAGTGATGGTCATAAAAGAATCAAAACTTTTCTGTCCTCTGCTTAATTACCAAAGAAATTTTTGCTTGTCTAATGTTCAGTGTCAGCGgaaacatattagatgaacgacgatcaactttgtctccgactcattggaagcccaagcattactggacgattggaccagagcggagaaaagaatccaaggaatgcaactttcagatgacgaagttgaagattttgatactgaaggaacaaatacgacaggaacaggaaatggaagtgaatgaaaatgtaaaaggataaaaatgtaaaagaactacgtgggctttgattcccctaaagggatacgtaggcaacttaaataagtgcaagccctttttttaataaattttaatttctaatttttaatgtttaatgtttaatttttaatttttaatttttattaacatattaatcttgaaccgtgacgaaccgtgacgaaccgtgaaccggcggttctgaaccgtgaaccgtaaccgtcttgggcggttaaggttaagggtcgacctgcctggaaccgtcgaaccggcggttccgaaccgtcgaaccggcggttccgaaccgtcgaaccgtcggttccgaaccgtggtcaggtctagctTACTAAACTACATATTTATCCAAGCTAAATATGTGAAGCCATCCCTAATCATGCAGTGTTACACAACCTAACAAAATTTAGACCCTATACGGATTGCTGAGGCACCATGAAGAACTGGACTCAAAACTAGCATTACGGAAACCATAGTTTAAAATTTCGTTCCGTGCCGGGCGGAACGGGCGAAACTTACCGTTCCGCCCGCGTACCGAAACAGGCACCGAACCAAGGAAGATTTCGTCGCGTTGTGAGTTGCTCGTCGTCGCGCGACAGCGTCGCCAGAATCTTCCCGTGCCGCCGGAAACATCGCGGAGCGCCAAACGCGTAGGGGGCGACGGAGGCATCGCGACGCTATGTTTTTGGAGGCGCCGAAAGCGTCACGAGACGCCTCTGGTGCCGCCGGAGGTGTCGCCGGACGCCTCCGGCGCCGTCGGAGACGTCCGCGGGGCGTCGGATGGGTCGCAGCGTCGGATGGGTCGCAACGTCGCGCGTCGTGGGTGAGTCGCGGTTTCGGGGTTACTGtgcaaaattaattttgcaatttaaataaatcaaacaattcTCATTCTCACTTAATTgtgatattttaaagaggcttttataaaccctaattaaattatcctaataaaatataaaaatatatatttaattttttaaaaaaataataataaattttattaaataatattctgaaattgtttttactattttaaaaattctaaaaaattttataaaaattctaataaatcaaatttttattcttatatatttttttactgttttaatatttaattgatattctatttttttactattttaaatatatattatttaaactattaattaattaaataaacaaatagttaatttatatgattattatatataaaatagtattttgtattaatttatataattatgattatttaatctagacatTGGAGAACTATAAAGGTTATCTAAGTAAAATATTACAAGAATCATTGCTTccatttaacatattatattatgatgtatcaattttaattagaGTTATCTATACATCAATTGTTTTTTttacaaaactatatttaattatttttcataacaatattaagttgttaaATAATAGAGAACTTATATAACATCAATATATAactcatttttaaattatacacaataaatatatttatctaataattactatatatatatatatataaataaaaaaaatactgaaactgtatcggcacagcacgatacgataccgaaaccgtatcgttctggTCTGGgatcgaaacctcggcacgggtcgaaattttaaaccttgacgGAAACACAAATTGAATGCATGATCCAAGTAGTTTGAATGTGTCAAGTGTATGTTTTCTAAAATACCCATTCATAAAGGATGCGGAATGGTGTGCTCTGGACATCAATGAAATGTAAAAACGATTAAAATTCTAAACATTTATGACAAACTAAAAATGGCTTAAACGTATGAAGCCAtcaaagaagaaaatttatttgtAGACAAAGACAAAAAAACATCTAGTTGATCCGAACAAAATGCTACTAATAGACAATTTTGTGTAAACATGTTCATGTAAAGTAGTTACCTCTGAGAAACTCTATAGCTTCATCTAGCACCAAGTTAAGCAGCTGATCATAGCCTTTTAAAGTCCCCATCACTGGTTCAAGGCAATTACATGGTTAGCAAATTTATTAGTTAAATGAATTACTATGTTCCTCAAATAGCTGAAAATAAAACAAGTTGCAAAATGCTGGAAATCATGAAGCGTCTAGAGACCCACATCAGTAAACACCAAGCTGATTTCTAGTGGAAAATAACACAAGTTGGAAGAAATTGGAAATCATGAAGTGTCTAGAGACTCACACCAGCAATCACTTGCCAAGCTTATTTCTAGTGGTTTTCATCAAATGTTCAAATGCAACTTTCTGAAAACATAAAACTACCACTTGCTAAGTTCCAGACAAGGAACTATTATCTTATATTTGTGAATGTTGTTCCAATGTTAAACTTAATTGTTCGAAATGTACCTTCTCTCAAGTGTTCTAAACAGAGATAACTAGCCTATccatattattttcataaatcatAGTATATTTTGCCTTCAGACCACTTTATTGTACCGAGGATTATATATTGGAGTTGGTATAATCTAGGTAATAcaatataaacaaataaaataatataaaaggcTAAATTAGCACAATACCATTCCGATACACATGACATTGATAGCCATACCCATGCTTTGATTGAGCAAATTGTGCCCTCTTGCAAAGGAGAAATTGCAACAGAAATTCATTTGGTATGAACAAGCTCACAAACTACTAGGTGGCATTGTAAAAGTATCAGAAGTATATTCTAATGAATTGGCAAGTCAACACTTAATTTTTGATTCATATACATTTCCATTTAACATGTATTATTATAAATTATGTATCATATGTTTCACAGATTTATATGCAAAATATTTTATATGGGATTAGAGATGACTTAGGATGATTGATTTAATATACCATAAGTTCAATCTATTTTTTTGATGATTATTTAGGTTGATTAATTTGACATATTAGGTGGTAGATGTATattcatttcttgatacattATATTGGCTTGACCACATAAAGAATGCAAACAAATCTTAAAACCTAGTGGCAAATCATTCTCttcttgatttttttaattattcttttattgCTTGTTTCACATATCAATTTGAAGTGTATACAAAGTAAATAAGATGCAGGTATAATTTTAAGATAAGAACTAAAATTCATGTAATGGTTGAAAGGCCAAAGTCTGGAATGCATGAAAACTAAATAACCAACCTTGTCTTCCCCCTGTCAGCTTCACTTGGACACCCTTGTCGATGAACTTTGCCAAATCTAGAACTGTTTCCTTCCTGCCTGACTAAACAAGTAAACAGAAAACATTAAACAGAGACCAACAACACCAATGCATTGTAGAAAATTAGAATGATATTACTCAAAGCCAAGGGAAAAACAATCATCATGCACACAGTGATATAGTTTAATCTTTTAACCAACAAAATCTGAGTCCACTCAATGTGCCAATGCACACCAATACAACATTTAGTCTGTCATTATATCCTTTAATTGCATACAATATGTTCTTAGAAGCTAATGATGTTCTAAGGAGATACtatatgaaaatttaaaatttcaagaAGGTTGATTAGCAAAACACAATTATAAGTTATTAACTGCAAGCAGCATAGTATATTGTCTCCCCTTTCCAATTTATAGGTCTCAAGGTTGTCTAGATATTGGCAGAGATGATATATGGTGATTTTCTTGTGTTTTATTACCTAATGAGCTGT from Zingiber officinale cultivar Zhangliang chromosome 4B, Zo_v1.1, whole genome shotgun sequence includes:
- the LOC121976575 gene encoding sm-like protein LSM7, with the translated sequence MSGRKETVLDLAKFIDKGVQVKLTGGRQVMGTLKGYDQLLNLVLDEAIEFLRDPDDPLKTTDQTRRLGLIICRGTAVMLVSPTDGTEEIANPFIQPDGA